From the Quercus lobata isolate SW786 chromosome 6, ValleyOak3.0 Primary Assembly, whole genome shotgun sequence genome, one window contains:
- the LOC115994519 gene encoding protein SIEVE ELEMENT OCCLUSION B-like: MASVNIVLASAQQPIKTELRVLTMPDEQIMNHIYVTHVHPDDDNFDEDSLFAIVENILKHATVVADNVMLGTHGHPENIHEKAPKVGFTPPLCTLRHLSSLMTCKSPGEEFAHKTTLSILNNLSNYSWDSKAVLTLAAFAMEYGDFWLLTQLYSSDQLAKPIGILKRVPTILSRPGLQKHKKAMLELNNLVKVTLEVIQCLFELEKLSIYGTKDVPELSIAMERIPIDVYWAIITIVACMTQMCCIINDEDRTQDLSPFAQKINYTLNLLRMQITRCRRQIDIIEAYRKLIKLLQTPTEIMEVFKALISSKDKPLIDGSTNGVANIDVLKKKNVLFYISALDITDDDILILKPIHDGIRKENQYKIVWVPIVEQWTNELQKKFEMLRSKMPWYMVQYFSSVVGIKYIKEKWNFKNKPILVVMNRQGTVEHPNALHMIRVWGMKAFPFTTTVEETLTNRVDGIVSVLFDIHLDVENWIKQEKYVFFYGGKDNEWIQQFNKKAATLANDPVMKDTKISIELFCVGKGNKGEDEPNILGHFWNRVESFFFSMTHKKTEQDIVTHKKTEQDIVTQEIQKLLSYKTESGWAVLSKGSRLVVSGTGTTMLKVLEEFDKKKDLVREVGFEICFKDLYEKIIQTGRHCCRVDIHMNAGKYPEHIKCPECPRIMETYISYKCCHIDGPMNALH; the protein is encoded by the exons ATGGCCAGCGTCAATATTGTGCTAGCTTCTGCACAGCAACCCATTAAGACTGAGCTGAGAGTGTTAACCATGCCAGACGAGCAGATCATGAATCACATTTATGTAACCCATGTTCATCCTGACGACGACAACTTTGATGAGGATTCTCTTTTCGCTATCGTGGAAAATATTCTCAAGCATGCCACGGTTGTTGCTGACAATGTTATGCTG GGTACCCATGGACACCCGGAGAACATTCACGAAAAGGCTCCTAAAGTTGGCTTCACTCCACCGCTGTGTACGCTCAGGCATCTTTCCTCCCTG ATGACATGCAAATCTCCGGGTGAGGAATTTGCACATAAAACAACACTATCAATACTTAATAATCTCTCAAATTACTCATGGGATTCAAAGGCAGTGTTGACACTTGCGGCTTTTGCTATGGAGTATGGGGATTTCTGGCTCCTTACCCAACTTTACTCATCGGACCAACTTGCCAAACCAATTGGGATCTTGAAGCGAGTACCTACCATCTTAAGCCGTCCAGGCCTTCAGAAACACAAGAAAGCGATGCTTGAACTTAACAACTTGGTCAAGGTCACATTAGAAGTCATTCAATGCTTGTTTGAGTTGGAGAAGCTATCCATCTATGGTACAAAAGATGTACCAGAACTGTCAATAGCCATGGAGCGTATCCCAATAGATGTCTATTGGGCTATCATAACTATCGTAGCTTGTATGACTCAAATGTGTTGCATCATTAACGATGA GGATAGGACACAAGATCTGTCACCCTTTGctcaaaaaatcaattacaccCTTAACCTGCTAAGGATGCAAATAACACGTTGTCGTCGACAAATAG ATATAATAGAGGCATATCGAAAACTCATCAAACTTTTACAAACCCCAACCGAGATCATGGAGGTGTTCAAGGCACTGATTTCTAGCAAAGACAAGCCGCTCATTGATGGTTCCACTAACGGAGTG GCTAATATCGATGTgttgaaaaagaagaatgttttgttttacatttcGGCCCTAGACATCACCgatgatgatattttgattCTCAAGCCAATTCATGATGGAATAAGAAAGGAAAATCAGTATAAAATTGTGTGGGTCCCAATTGTGGAGCAATGGACTAATGAACTACAAAAGAAGTTTGAGATGCTGCGGTCTAAGATGCCATGGTACATGGTGCAGTACTTTTCATCAGTAGTAGGCATCAAGTACATTAAAGAGAAGTGGAACTTCAAAAATAAGCCAATCCTCGTGGTGATGAATCGACAAGGGACGGTGGAACACCCAAATGCACTCCACATGATCCGAGTATGGGGAATGAAGGCCTTTCCTTTCACTACTACTGTTGAAGAAACTCTTACCAATAGAGTTGATGGGATAGTATCAGTATTGTTTGACATTCACCTAGATGTTGAAAATTGG ATCAAACAAGAGAAGTACGTTTTCTTCTATGGAGGCAAGGACAACGAATGGATCCAACAATTTAACAAGAAAGCAGCTACCTTGGCTAATGACCCAGTCATGAAGGATACAAAGATTTCCATTGAGTTGTTCTGCGTGGGAAAAGGCAATAAAGGGGAGGATGAACCCAACATCTTAGGGCATTTTTGGAACCGCGTAGAGAGCTTTTTCTTCTCCATGACTCACAAGAAGACTGAACAAGACATTGTAACTCACAAGAAGACTGAACAAGACATTGTAACTCAGGAAATTCAAAAGTTGCTTTCATATAAGACTGAAAGTGGATGGGCTGTGCTGAGCAAAGGGTCTAGATTGGTGGTTAGTGGTACTGGGACAACAATGTTGAAGGTCTTGGAGGAGTTTGACAAAAAGAAGGATCTAGTGCGTGAGGTTGGCTTTGAAATTTGTTTCAAGGATCTCTATGAGAAGATTATTCAAACAGGTCGTCATTGTTGCCGTGTTGACATCCACATGAATGCTGGAAAGTACCCAGAGCATATTAAATGCCCTGAGTGTCCTCGTATCATGGAGACTTATATCAGCTATAAGTGTTGCCACATTGATGGTCCTATGAATGCACTGCACTAA